One genomic window of Malaciobacter molluscorum LMG 25693 includes the following:
- the rnc gene encoding ribonuclease III, translating into MSDYSKLEKCLDYQFKNKDLIIEALTHKSLKKPYNNERLEFLGDAVLNLIVGEYLYKKFPNSNEGELSKIRASLVNENGFTKLANEIKLGDYIFISTAEERNNGRHKASILSDAFEAIMGAIYLESGLDALKPIILDLLEKSYEKINLDVLFSDYKTALQEITQAQFGSIPEYKIEGSYGPDHKKEFEVSIWIDGKKYGQAKGKSKKLAQQAVAKIAIEQFKGDN; encoded by the coding sequence ATGAGTGATTACTCAAAATTAGAAAAGTGTTTGGATTATCAGTTTAAAAACAAAGATCTGATAATCGAAGCACTTACACACAAAAGTTTAAAAAAGCCATACAATAATGAAAGATTAGAATTTTTGGGTGATGCAGTTTTAAATTTAATCGTTGGTGAATATTTATATAAAAAATTTCCAAATTCAAATGAAGGTGAATTATCAAAAATAAGAGCTTCACTTGTAAATGAAAATGGTTTTACAAAACTTGCTAATGAGATAAAACTTGGTGATTATATATTTATTTCAACAGCAGAAGAGAGGAATAATGGTAGGCATAAAGCTTCAATTCTTTCTGATGCATTTGAAGCAATTATGGGTGCAATTTATCTAGAATCAGGTCTTGATGCATTAAAACCTATTATTTTAGATTTATTAGAAAAATCTTACGAAAAAATAAATTTAGATGTTTTATTTAGTGATTACAAAACTGCTTTACAAGAGATTACTCAAGCTCAATTTGGAAGTATTCCTGAATATAAAATTGAAGGTTCTTATGGACCAGATCACAAAAAAGAGTTTGAGGTATCAATTTGGATTGATGGCAAAAAATATGGTCAAGCAAAAGGTAAAAGTAAAAAATTAGCTCAACAAGCAGTAGCAAAGATTGCAATTGAACAGTTTAAAGGTGATAACTGA
- the mnmE gene encoding tRNA uridine-5-carboxymethylaminomethyl(34) synthesis GTPase MnmE, which produces MLDESTIVAIATANGIGSISIVRVSGKDALPIALKISKKDSLTPRLATLSTLYSHDDKPIDEALLIYFKAPFSFTGEDIVEFQCHGGVAIANIILDEVIHYGARLANPGEYSKRAFLNGKIDLSKAEAISKIIEARSEDAVKLLAKQLKGELSNFVEDIRKDLLFMLAYTEVSIDYAEEDLPEDIFEKIEYKLGNIKEKLSNTLDASKRREGMIEGFKIAIIGKPNVGKSSLLNRLLNFDRAIISDIAGTTRDTIEESVKIGTHIIKIVDTAGIRDETTDVIEKIGIEKSINAINEADIVISLFDNSKVCDKEDEKILSLLEETTDKTIIKVLNKSDLDNVFDKSKLDDNFISLSTKESIKLLILKLETILDKNTHADEMTLISKRQVDSVEQTLYHINESTTPLHTGELEFFAHHITEALHNISNITRPFDNDEMLDVMFGEFCLGK; this is translated from the coding sequence TTGTTAGATGAAAGTACAATTGTTGCAATAGCAACTGCAAATGGAATAGGTTCTATATCTATTGTTAGAGTTAGTGGTAAAGACGCATTACCAATAGCTCTTAAAATATCTAAAAAAGATAGTTTAACTCCTAGATTAGCTACATTATCAACTCTTTATTCCCATGATGATAAACCAATTGATGAAGCTTTATTAATATATTTTAAAGCGCCTTTCTCTTTTACCGGTGAAGATATAGTTGAGTTTCAATGTCATGGTGGAGTAGCAATAGCAAATATTATTTTAGATGAAGTTATACATTATGGTGCAAGACTAGCAAATCCAGGTGAATATTCAAAAAGAGCTTTCTTAAATGGGAAAATCGATTTATCTAAAGCAGAAGCAATATCAAAAATAATTGAAGCAAGAAGTGAAGATGCAGTAAAACTTCTAGCAAAACAATTAAAGGGTGAATTATCAAATTTTGTAGAAGATATTAGAAAAGATTTACTTTTTATGCTTGCATATACGGAAGTAAGTATTGATTATGCAGAAGAAGATTTACCTGAAGATATTTTTGAGAAAATTGAATATAAATTAGGAAATATAAAAGAAAAACTATCAAATACTTTAGATGCAAGCAAAAGAAGAGAAGGTATGATTGAAGGTTTTAAAATTGCCATAATCGGTAAACCTAATGTGGGTAAATCATCACTTTTAAATAGGTTATTGAATTTTGACAGAGCAATTATATCTGATATTGCTGGTACGACAAGAGATACTATTGAAGAATCAGTAAAGATTGGTACTCATATTATTAAAATTGTTGATACTGCTGGTATTAGAGATGAAACAACTGATGTTATAGAAAAAATAGGAATTGAAAAATCTATTAATGCTATTAATGAAGCAGATATAGTTATAAGTCTTTTTGATAATAGTAAAGTGTGTGATAAAGAAGATGAAAAAATCCTTTCATTATTAGAAGAAACAACTGATAAAACAATAATTAAAGTTTTAAATAAATCTGATTTAGATAATGTTTTTGATAAATCTAAACTTGATGATAATTTTATTAGTTTAAGTACAAAAGAGAGTATAAAACTTCTTATTTTAAAACTTGAAACTATTTTAGATAAAAATACCCATGCAGATGAAATGACTCTAATTTCTAAAAGACAAGTAGATAGTGTAGAACAAACTTTATACCATATAAATGAATCTACAACTCCTTTACATACTGGTGAGTTAGAGTTTTTTGCTCATCATATAACTGAAGCTTTGCATAATATATCTAATATTACAAGACCATTTGATAATGATGAAATGTTAGATGTTATGTTTGGTGAATTTTGTTTAGGTAAATAA
- a CDS encoding DUF134 domain-containing protein, protein MPREKLERKLNLKPVSKYFGPKDIKASEDVVLLHEELEAIHLMDSFCMYQEDAAKKMNVSRATFARIVKSARKKISLALITGKNIKVHEVKNEFRIAICSTKEDQLEYAEAEAEYIWIILIKDYKLASQSCIKNPMYKNEEEATCNVLPEILYDYKVNYFMIKDIDYDLKISLIAKGIYPMLKEKIELDSLVDIFQ, encoded by the coding sequence ATGCCAAGAGAAAAACTTGAAAGAAAATTAAATTTAAAACCAGTAAGTAAATACTTTGGACCTAAAGATATAAAAGCTAGTGAAGATGTAGTTTTATTACATGAAGAGTTAGAAGCTATACATTTAATGGATTCATTTTGTATGTATCAAGAAGATGCAGCAAAAAAAATGAATGTATCAAGAGCAACATTTGCAAGAATTGTAAAAAGTGCAAGAAAGAAAATATCACTTGCATTAATTACAGGTAAAAATATAAAAGTTCATGAAGTTAAAAATGAATTTAGAATAGCAATATGTTCAACAAAAGAAGATCAACTAGAATATGCCGAAGCTGAAGCTGAATATATTTGGATTATTCTTATTAAAGATTATAAACTTGCTTCTCAAAGCTGTATAAAAAATCCTATGTATAAAAATGAAGAAGAAGCAACATGTAATGTTCTTCCAGAGATTTTATATGATTATAAAGTTAACTATTTTATGATAAAAGATATTGATTATGACCTAAAAATTTCTTTAATTGCCAAAGGAATATATCCGATGCTTAAAGAAAAGATAGAATTAGATTCTCTTGTTGATATTTTTCAATAG
- the yidD gene encoding membrane protein insertion efficiency factor YidD, translating into MNRVAKYIIKFYQKYLSIFSYGSCRYYPTCSQYAIWQFENNSFFKAIYFTITRILKCNQLFAGGIDYPIIKLPKHNNINFKKIKIKYWYIPINKNKYLVVKNREWNDNNE; encoded by the coding sequence ATGAATAGAGTTGCTAAATATATAATTAAGTTTTATCAAAAATATTTATCTATTTTTTCTTATGGAAGTTGTAGGTATTACCCAACTTGTTCTCAATATGCAATCTGGCAATTTGAAAATAATTCTTTTTTTAAGGCTATTTATTTTACAATAACACGGATATTAAAATGTAATCAACTTTTTGCAGGTGGAATTGACTATCCAATTATAAAGTTGCCAAAGCATAATAATATAAATTTTAAAAAAATTAAAATCAAATATTGGTATATACCTATAAATAAAAATAAATATTTGGTAGTTAAAAATAGGGAGTGGAACGATAATAATGAATAA
- a CDS encoding Jag N-terminal domain-containing protein, with amino-acid sequence MKKFEAKTLEEAYELAKSEYRCSITNLEIEIDQQPRKGFLGIGRKSAIIRVIEKNSRREFDKKPKENHFRKKDIKIEDVSKKIENACCNTTKENHEKPVLKKVPKVEEKQEIFDNFYEVEEKQQISQIIVRKDKDEILLEVKKGIDSLFTNTCYEIDDIKVEFYDEETLYIEFTGEDSALLIGKEGYRYKALSYILFNWINEKYGLMLRLEVAQFLKNQEEAIHTYLEPAIEAIREKGSFKTKPLDGILVHIALKRLRDEFPNKYVAVKTNVRGDRYVLVNEYRSKEQ; translated from the coding sequence ATGAAAAAGTTTGAAGCAAAGACTCTAGAAGAAGCATATGAATTAGCAAAAAGTGAATATAGATGTTCTATTACAAATTTAGAAATAGAAATAGATCAACAACCAAGAAAAGGATTTCTTGGTATTGGTCGTAAGAGTGCTATCATTAGAGTTATTGAGAAAAACTCTAGAAGAGAATTTGATAAAAAACCTAAAGAAAATCACTTTAGAAAAAAAGACATAAAAATTGAAGATGTCTCTAAAAAAATTGAAAATGCATGTTGTAATACTACAAAAGAAAATCACGAAAAACCTGTATTGAAAAAAGTTCCAAAAGTTGAAGAGAAACAAGAAATCTTTGATAATTTTTATGAAGTTGAAGAAAAACAACAAATTTCACAAATTATTGTAAGAAAAGATAAAGATGAAATTTTATTAGAAGTTAAAAAAGGGATTGATTCTTTATTTACAAATACATGTTATGAAATTGATGATATAAAAGTCGAATTCTATGATGAAGAGACACTATATATAGAATTTACAGGTGAAGATTCAGCTTTACTTATTGGTAAAGAAGGATATAGATATAAAGCATTATCATATATATTGTTTAACTGGATAAATGAAAAATATGGATTAATGTTAAGATTAGAAGTTGCACAATTTTTGAAAAATCAAGAAGAAGCAATTCATACTTATTTAGAACCAGCAATAGAAGCAATAAGAGAAAAAGGAAGTTTTAAAACTAAACCTTTAGATGGGATATTAGTGCATATTGCATTAAAAAGATTAAGAGATGAATTCCCAAATAAATATGTAGCTGTTAAAACAAATGTCAGAGGTGATAGATACGTATTAGTAAATGAATATAGAAGTAAAGAGCAGTAA
- a CDS encoding NifB/NifX family molybdenum-iron cluster-binding protein: MRIVFPTIENLSYLSNVAPDVKEANFFTVLNLTGQTISSVELMENRIHENVEDEIVKLFKSNNFNVLIVPHIDEQLEKKLKKVGISIFTEEKRKKVLGLYSDFVQDKLTKI; this comes from the coding sequence ATGAGAATTGTATTTCCTACTATAGAAAATTTAAGTTATCTGTCAAATGTTGCTCCTGATGTAAAAGAAGCTAACTTTTTTACTGTATTAAATCTAACAGGTCAAACTATTAGTTCAGTAGAATTAATGGAAAATAGAATACATGAAAATGTAGAAGATGAAATTGTTAAACTATTTAAATCAAATAATTTTAATGTTTTGATTGTTCCTCATATTGATGAACAATTAGAAAAAAAATTAAAAAAAGTTGGAATTTCTATTTTTACTGAAGAAAAAAGAAAAAAAGTTTTAGGATTGTATAGTGATTTTGTTCAGGATAAATTAACAAAAATATAA
- the htpX gene encoding zinc metalloprotease HtpX has translation MEQVKTVFFLALLSVLFVFIGYSFGGANGMLIAFLLAAGMNFYAYYYSDKQVLAHYNAVEINDRRHYIYQITQKLAHKANLPMPKVYLIPDEMPNAFATGRNHENAAVAVTQGLIDLLNEKEIEGVIAHELSHVRHYDILIGTIAAVFAGAIAMIANMMQFTAMFSGGNDRQNSNPFVMIILAIVLPIAAAVIQMTVSRSREYMADEGAARLVGDASGLQSALSKLENFAKRGEMHNATEQTAHMFIINPFSGKDVKFSDLFRTHPTTEDRIARLEELKSSL, from the coding sequence ATGGAACAAGTTAAAACAGTATTTTTTTTAGCACTATTATCTGTCTTATTTGTTTTCATTGGTTACTCATTTGGTGGTGCAAACGGAATGTTAATAGCATTTTTACTTGCTGCAGGTATGAATTTTTATGCATACTATTATTCAGACAAACAAGTACTTGCTCATTATAATGCAGTTGAAATAAATGATAGAAGACATTATATATATCAAATTACACAAAAGCTTGCTCATAAAGCAAATTTACCAATGCCAAAAGTATATTTAATTCCAGATGAAATGCCAAATGCATTTGCAACAGGTAGAAATCATGAAAATGCAGCAGTTGCTGTTACTCAAGGATTAATTGATTTATTAAATGAAAAAGAGATTGAAGGTGTTATAGCTCATGAACTTTCACATGTAAGACATTATGATATTTTAATAGGAACAATCGCAGCAGTATTTGCAGGAGCTATTGCAATGATTGCAAATATGATGCAATTTACAGCTATGTTTAGTGGAGGAAATGATAGGCAAAATTCAAATCCATTTGTTATGATAATTTTAGCAATAGTTTTACCTATAGCTGCAGCAGTAATTCAAATGACAGTAAGTAGAAGTAGAGAGTATATGGCTGATGAAGGTGCCGCAAGATTAGTTGGTGATGCAAGTGGATTGCAAAGTGCATTAAGTAAATTAGAAAACTTTGCAAAAAGAGGAGAAATGCATAATGCTACAGAACAAACTGCACATATGTTTATCATAAATCCTTTTAGTGGAAAAGATGTAAAGTTTTCTGATCTTTTTAGAACTCATCCTACTACAGAAGATAGAATAGCAAGATTGGAAGAGTTAAAAAGTAGTTTATAA
- the yidC gene encoding membrane protein insertase YidC — MNNNLMNQDKGMQRRMLIMTIVVLVFFITYEFLVLKPQQEARQAENKKEQVTKQNSAPKVEQNSSNIAASGENISKSAEGLSSKAIASNDIIATVKTKHNTIKIDSLGRIAQVVLEDKQYIDENKQKIKLFEANQLRPLEVRFADTAVNEEAFETNLVASSNNVDATTSVQKLVLTQKLKDTVLTKTFTFYPDSHYDLTVTSTNGKNFFITNGFRPNVLADMYADHGLYVKQNDGTMELTKDGDLEKTKNYTGIKFVSSFDRYYATVIYNFDKSLAVTVMPDKEENPQGFIHGNNNISFSGYIGPKEFKTLKALNPELTDVIEYGWFTFIAKPMFIFLQYIHNLIGNWGWTIVIATILIKLVLYPLSYKGMVSMQKLKELAPKIKEIQTKYKDDKQKASMHMMELYKKHGANPMGGCLPILLQIPVFFAIYRVLLNAIELKGSEWILWIKDLAEMDPYFVLPILMGISMFIQQKLTPNTMQDEMQKKIFQMLPVVFTFFFLWFPAGLTLYWFVNNVFTIAQQYTINKMFDKKRALKK, encoded by the coding sequence ATGAATAACAATTTGATGAATCAAGACAAAGGTATGCAAAGACGAATGTTAATTATGACAATAGTTGTCCTTGTATTTTTTATTACTTATGAATTTTTAGTTTTAAAGCCTCAACAAGAAGCAAGACAAGCTGAAAATAAAAAAGAACAAGTTACCAAGCAAAATAGTGCACCTAAAGTAGAACAAAATAGTTCTAATATTGCAGCATCTGGTGAAAATATTTCAAAATCAGCTGAGGGCTTATCTTCAAAAGCTATCGCATCAAATGATATTATTGCAACTGTAAAAACTAAACATAATACTATTAAAATAGATAGTTTAGGAAGAATTGCACAAGTTGTTTTAGAAGATAAACAATATATTGATGAAAATAAACAAAAAATAAAATTATTTGAGGCTAATCAATTAAGACCTTTAGAGGTTAGATTTGCAGATACTGCTGTTAATGAAGAAGCTTTTGAAACAAACTTAGTTGCTTCAAGTAATAATGTAGATGCTACAACATCAGTACAAAAACTTGTTTTAACACAAAAACTTAAAGATACAGTTTTAACAAAAACTTTCACTTTCTATCCAGATAGTCATTATGATTTAACAGTAACATCAACAAATGGTAAGAATTTTTTTATTACAAATGGATTTAGACCAAATGTTTTAGCTGATATGTATGCAGATCATGGTTTATATGTAAAACAAAATGATGGAACAATGGAATTAACAAAAGATGGTGATTTAGAAAAAACTAAAAATTATACTGGAATAAAATTTGTTTCAAGTTTTGATAGATATTATGCAACTGTAATTTATAATTTTGATAAATCATTAGCTGTAACAGTTATGCCAGATAAAGAAGAAAATCCTCAAGGATTTATCCATGGTAACAATAATATTTCATTTAGTGGATATATTGGACCAAAAGAGTTTAAAACTTTAAAAGCTTTAAATCCAGAATTAACAGATGTTATTGAATATGGATGGTTTACTTTTATTGCAAAACCTATGTTTATTTTCTTACAATATATTCATAATTTAATTGGTAACTGGGGTTGGACAATTGTAATTGCTACAATTTTAATTAAATTAGTTTTATATCCTTTATCATATAAAGGTATGGTTTCTATGCAAAAATTAAAAGAGTTAGCTCCTAAAATTAAAGAAATTCAAACAAAATATAAAGATGATAAACAAAAAGCATCAATGCATATGATGGAGCTTTATAAGAAGCATGGAGCTAATCCAATGGGTGGTTGTTTACCTATTTTATTACAAATCCCAGTTTTTTTTGCTATATATAGAGTGTTGTTAAATGCAATTGAACTTAAAGGTTCAGAATGGATTTTATGGATTAAAGATTTAGCTGAAATGGATCCTTATTTTGTATTACCAATTTTAATGGGTATTTCTATGTTTATACAACAAAAACTTACTCCAAATACAATGCAAGATGAGATGCAAAAGAAGATATTCCAAATGCTTCCAGTAGTATTTACATTCTTCTTCTTATGGTTCCCAGCTGGATTAACATTATATTGGTTTGTAAACAACGTGTTTACAATTGCTCAACAATATACTATAAATAAAATGTTTGATAAGAAAAGAGCTTTAAAAAAATAG
- the rnhA gene encoding ribonuclease HI, with the protein MKEINLYSDGSSLGNPGPGGWGTILEYNGKEKELCGGENNTTNNQMELIGVIEGLKALKEPCIVNVISDSTYVVKAINEWLDGWIKNNWKNSTKKPVKNLELWKEYLKVSKIHKINAFWVKGHAGHEHNERCDILARTFAENLKKQGEENE; encoded by the coding sequence ATGAAAGAAATCAATCTTTACAGTGATGGATCTAGCTTAGGCAATCCTGGTCCTGGAGGTTGGGGTACAATCCTTGAATATAATGGAAAAGAAAAAGAATTATGTGGAGGAGAGAATAATACAACAAATAATCAAATGGAATTAATTGGTGTTATTGAAGGTTTAAAAGCATTAAAAGAACCTTGCATTGTAAATGTAATTTCAGACTCAACATATGTAGTAAAAGCAATAAATGAATGGTTAGATGGCTGGATTAAAAATAATTGGAAAAATTCCACTAAAAAGCCAGTTAAAAATTTAGAACTATGGAAAGAGTATTTAAAAGTTTCAAAAATACATAAAATAAATGCTTTTTGGGTAAAAGGTCATGCGGGGCATGAGCATAATGAAAGATGTGATATACTTGCAAGAACATTTGCAGAAAATTTAAAAAAACAAGGGGAAGAAAATGAGTGA
- a CDS encoding tetratricopeptide repeat protein → MDSIVLDYRDPLVSVIIFFSLVFLISFITYSIGVYKEKNARKDYRKLLNRFELGKLKEEDYVHLYKTYNLPFDSIILLASSFLHKGDYNKAISVYLALLEHVTDRVKKEELLELLGSTYFKGGFLQRSKEIYLKVLKFSPRNENALKHLLIINERLKDYDKALEIIEALEELDIEVIREKIYIETQKLLNSSDLSYKEKTEKLYTLFKLNHIVERLLIQYLIQYNKSFLWEHIDEFEINKFIDLLWYLDFNDIDFDVVDKNKQLSEIYNAKGYLQTCNHSEDFVFDILIALNKHEHKIPVTLDFEFICTSCKQTHPIYELRCPHCHNILTYKVKYNLTKDLNERNQSLQ, encoded by the coding sequence TTGGATAGTATAGTACTGGATTATAGAGATCCTTTAGTAAGTGTAATTATATTTTTCTCACTTGTGTTTCTTATTTCATTTATTACTTACTCTATTGGTGTGTATAAAGAAAAAAATGCAAGAAAAGATTATAGAAAACTTCTCAATAGATTTGAATTAGGTAAATTAAAAGAAGAAGATTACGTTCATTTATATAAAACATATAATCTTCCTTTTGATTCTATAATTTTATTGGCTTCAAGTTTTTTACATAAAGGTGATTATAATAAGGCGATTTCTGTTTATCTAGCACTTCTAGAACATGTAACAGATAGAGTCAAAAAAGAAGAGCTTTTAGAGTTATTGGGATCAACATATTTTAAAGGTGGTTTTTTACAAAGATCAAAAGAGATCTATTTAAAAGTATTAAAATTCTCACCAAGAAATGAAAATGCTTTAAAACATCTTCTTATAATAAATGAAAGACTAAAAGATTATGATAAAGCTCTTGAAATAATAGAGGCTTTAGAAGAGTTAGATATTGAAGTAATAAGAGAAAAAATCTATATAGAAACTCAAAAGCTTTTAAATTCATCTGATTTAAGCTATAAAGAAAAAACAGAAAAATTATACACATTATTTAAATTAAACCATATTGTAGAAAGATTACTTATTCAGTATTTAATTCAATATAATAAAAGCTTTTTATGGGAGCATATTGATGAGTTTGAAATAAATAAATTCATTGACTTATTATGGTATTTAGATTTTAATGATATTGATTTTGATGTTGTAGATAAAAATAAACAATTATCAGAAATATATAATGCAAAAGGATATTTACAAACTTGTAATCATAGTGAAGATTTTGTTTTTGATATTTTAATTGCATTAAATAAACATGAACATAAAATTCCGGTAACATTAGATTTTGAATTTATTTGTACATCATGTAAACAAACACATCCAATTTATGAATTGAGATGTCCACATTGTCACAATATCTTAACATATAAAGTAAAATATAACTTAACTAAGGATTTAAATGAAAGAAATCAATCTTTACAGTGA
- a CDS encoding SixA phosphatase family protein — protein sequence MKTLYLMRHAQKEIDNTKDDYDIELTQEGITNTINFCKKLKEKNITIDMILTSPATRAEQTAQIIAEELNYDGIITRNEVIYKAFLNELLETLSYTYDNINSLFMVGHNPAIGTLAFKLTKLRENFEMGSIARIDFDCDSWLDINEENAKLIYFEKGI from the coding sequence ATGAAAACACTATATTTAATGAGACATGCACAAAAAGAAATAGATAATACAAAAGATGATTATGATATTGAATTAACGCAAGAAGGAATAACTAATACAATAAACTTTTGTAAAAAATTAAAAGAAAAAAACATCACAATTGACATGATTTTAACTAGTCCTGCAACAAGAGCAGAACAAACAGCACAAATAATAGCTGAAGAATTAAATTATGATGGAATAATTACAAGAAATGAAGTTATTTATAAAGCTTTTTTAAATGAATTATTAGAAACTCTATCTTATACATATGATAATATAAACTCGCTATTTATGGTAGGACATAACCCTGCAATTGGAACATTAGCTTTTAAATTAACAAAATTAAGAGAAAATTTTGAAATGGGTTCAATTGCTAGAATAGATTTTGATTGTGATTCTTGGCTAGATATAAATGAAGAAAATGCAAAACTTATATATTTTGAAAAAGGTATTTAG
- the aroC gene encoding chorismate synthase translates to MNSFGHRFRFTTFGESHGKALGCVVDGVPAGIKIDEQFIQDEMNRRKPGQNKFATTRKESDNIEILSGVFEGFTTGTPISMIIFNENQKSRDYANVKDLFRPGHADFTYFHKYGIRDYRGGGRSSARETAARVAAGAIAKLLLKELNIEVQSGICEIDGIKALSHDFTNVQSSEIYALDKAVEEKQKEAILNAKNSHNSVGGVALINVKNCPVGLGEPLYFKLDSQIANAMMSINAVKAIEIGNGFDSVKTKGNENNDEIRANGFKSNHSGGMLGGISNGDEINFKVYFKPTPSIFIKQETIDIYNNEVDCELKGRHDPCVAVRGSVVAEAMTALVVADMLLLNMSSNINNIKRVYKN, encoded by the coding sequence ATGAATAGTTTTGGACACAGATTTAGATTTACAACATTTGGTGAAAGTCATGGAAAAGCACTTGGTTGTGTTGTTGATGGAGTTCCAGCTGGAATAAAAATAGATGAACAATTTATTCAAGACGAAATGAATAGAAGAAAACCTGGACAAAATAAATTCGCAACTACAAGAAAAGAAAGTGATAATATTGAAATATTAAGTGGAGTATTTGAAGGTTTTACAACAGGAACTCCAATATCAATGATTATTTTTAATGAAAATCAAAAAAGTCGTGATTATGCAAATGTAAAAGATTTATTTAGACCAGGACATGCTGATTTTACTTACTTTCACAAATATGGAATAAGAGATTATAGAGGTGGAGGAAGAAGTAGTGCGAGAGAAACTGCAGCAAGAGTTGCAGCTGGCGCTATTGCTAAACTTCTATTAAAAGAATTAAATATTGAAGTACAAAGTGGAATTTGTGAAATTGATGGAATAAAAGCGTTATCACATGATTTTACAAATGTTCAATCTTCTGAAATTTATGCATTAGATAAAGCAGTAGAAGAGAAACAAAAAGAAGCAATTTTAAATGCAAAAAATTCTCATAATAGTGTTGGAGGAGTTGCTTTAATAAATGTAAAAAACTGCCCCGTTGGTCTTGGTGAACCCTTATATTTTAAACTAGATTCACAAATAGCAAATGCTATGATGAGTATCAATGCAGTTAAAGCCATTGAAATTGGCAACGGATTTGATAGTGTAAAAACAAAAGGTAATGAAAATAATGATGAGATTAGAGCAAATGGTTTTAAGTCAAATCATAGTGGTGGAATGCTAGGAGGAATATCAAATGGAGATGAAATAAACTTCAAAGTATATTTTAAACCTACTCCATCAATTTTTATAAAACAAGAAACAATAGATATTTATAATAATGAAGTTGATTGTGAATTAAAAGGAAGACATGATCCTTGTGTTGCAGTTAGAGGAAGTGTTGTAGCGGAAGCTATGACTGCACTAGTAGTTGCAGACATGTTACTATTAAATATGAGTTCAAATATTAATAATATAAAAAGAGTATATAAAAATTAA
- a CDS encoding SixA phosphatase family protein — MKKLYLIRHAKSSWKNLTLSDFDRPLNKRGKVDAPLMAELLKEKEIKPDLIIASPAYRTRKTAQIIANRLGYDKKQIVYFESLYHATLETLIDAFKYLDDRYENVFLVGHNPSINYFAKKYLNFDKNIVTCSILEISINCIIWQDIKKDNCKLISYEYPKKYK, encoded by the coding sequence TTGAAAAAGCTATATTTAATTAGACATGCAAAATCTTCATGGAAAAACTTAACTTTATCAGATTTTGATAGACCTTTGAATAAAAGAGGAAAAGTTGATGCTCCTTTAATGGCAGAATTATTAAAAGAAAAAGAAATCAAACCTGATTTAATAATTGCATCCCCAGCATATAGAACTAGAAAAACTGCACAAATTATTGCAAATAGACTTGGCTATGATAAAAAGCAAATAGTATATTTTGAATCATTATATCATGCTACATTAGAGACACTAATAGATGCTTTTAAATATTTAGATGATAGGTATGAAAATGTATTTTTAGTTGGGCATAATCCAAGTATTAACTATTTTGCAAAAAAATATTTAAATTTTGATAAAAATATAGTTACTTGTTCAATATTAGAAATATCAATTAATTGTATAATATGGCAAGATATAAAAAAAGATAATTGTAAGTTAATTTCATATGAATATCCTAAAAAATATAAATAA